The following coding sequences lie in one Deinococcus detaillensis genomic window:
- a CDS encoding GNAT family N-acetyltransferase, with protein sequence MTIRELTGQDIQLGYAAMFELRGQRPPLASPEAFQSWVTQQAAQGYRLAAAFESQVAQAQAVCGFRVLNFLYSGRQLYIDDLSTLPQARARGHARALLDWAEAEAGRLNCESLHLDSGVQRFGAHRLYLKAGMDITAHHFAKSLR encoded by the coding sequence ATGACTATTCGGGAGTTGACCGGACAAGATATCCAACTGGGCTACGCCGCCATGTTTGAATTGCGGGGCCAGCGCCCGCCACTGGCTTCACCGGAAGCGTTTCAAAGTTGGGTGACGCAGCAAGCGGCGCAGGGCTACCGGCTCGCCGCTGCCTTTGAATCGCAAGTAGCACAGGCTCAGGCCGTCTGCGGCTTTCGGGTGCTGAACTTTTTGTATTCGGGCCGTCAGCTCTACATCGACGACCTCTCTACCCTGCCCCAGGCCCGCGCAAGAGGCCACGCCCGCGCCCTACTCGACTGGGCTGAGGCCGAAGCGGGGCGGCTGAACTGCGAGAGTCTGCACCTCGATTCGGGCGTGCAGCGTTTTGGAGCGCACCGGCTGTACCTCAAAGCGGGGATGGACATCACGGCGCACCATTTCGCCAAGAGTTTGCGGTGA
- a CDS encoding 3-deoxy-7-phosphoheptulonate synthase, translating into MSDSANTVAPATPVTAQPIANAHVTRFEPLTSPRDLKAEQPLSAAAEATVTASRASVERIVNKQDPRLLLIVGPCSIHDEAQALDYAGRLAALRTQYADRLEIVMRVYMDKPRTTVGWRGYLNDPHMDGKNDFNLGLSKTRRLMLKINELGMPVGTELLDPFVPQYIDDQLSWAAIGARTTESQTHRAMVSGISTPVGFKNGTGGNIKLAVDAIVSSGKPHTFLGITDEGQAAVVSTKGNPDGHVILRGGRFGPNYAAEHVQETLGLLADAGVTAGIVVDCSHHNSSYQFEKQLGAWHDVIAQRVAGNDALVGLMLESNLIEGKQSIPADPAELKYGVSVTDACVGWQTTEELLKWAYDQMGAVMGQPAPEQEAVKS; encoded by the coding sequence ATGTCAGATTCAGCAAATACAGTCGCTCCAGCAACTCCAGTCACCGCGCAGCCCATCGCCAACGCCCACGTCACCCGCTTTGAGCCGCTCACCTCGCCGCGTGATCTCAAAGCCGAGCAGCCGCTGAGCGCCGCCGCCGAAGCGACTGTCACCGCGTCCCGCGCTAGCGTGGAGCGCATCGTCAACAAACAAGACCCCCGCTTGCTGCTGATCGTGGGGCCGTGCAGCATTCACGACGAAGCGCAGGCGCTGGATTATGCTGGCCGCCTCGCCGCACTCCGCACCCAGTACGCCGACCGCTTAGAAATCGTCATGCGCGTCTACATGGACAAGCCGCGCACCACCGTCGGCTGGCGCGGCTACCTCAACGACCCGCACATGGACGGCAAAAACGACTTCAACCTGGGCCTCAGCAAAACCCGCCGCTTGATGCTCAAGATCAATGAACTCGGCATGCCGGTGGGCACCGAACTGCTCGATCCGTTCGTGCCGCAGTACATTGACGATCAGCTCAGCTGGGCCGCCATCGGCGCGCGCACCACCGAGTCGCAGACGCACCGCGCGATGGTCAGCGGCATCTCGACTCCGGTGGGCTTCAAAAACGGCACAGGCGGCAATATCAAGCTGGCGGTAGACGCCATTGTCAGTTCAGGCAAACCGCATACTTTTCTGGGCATTACCGACGAAGGGCAAGCGGCAGTCGTTTCGACCAAAGGCAACCCCGACGGCCACGTGATTTTGCGCGGCGGGCGGTTTGGCCCCAACTACGCCGCCGAGCACGTGCAGGAAACGCTGGGGCTGCTGGCCGACGCTGGGGTCACGGCGGGCATCGTGGTGGACTGCTCGCACCACAACAGCAGCTACCAATTTGAAAAGCAGCTCGGCGCTTGGCATGACGTGATTGCTCAGCGGGTGGCGGGCAACGACGCGCTGGTCGGCCTGATGCTGGAAAGCAACCTGATCGAGGGCAAGCAGAGCATTCCCGCCGATCCTGCCGAGCTCAAGTACGGCGTGTCGGTGACGGACGCCTGCGTGGGCTGGCAGACCACCGAGGAGCTGCTCAAGTGGGCCTACGACCAGATGGGCGCGGTGATGGGCCAGCCTGCACCAGAACAGGAAGCCGTCAAGAGCTGA
- a CDS encoding YciI family protein, translating to MSAPTLFVITSRYLKPAELIAEITPRHRTWLDQHYRSGTFLVSGRMPSGAGGVLLAKAETQAELEALFEDDPFVLEGCSEYSYTAFTPVKRGKSLELEGVPLVE from the coding sequence ATGAGCGCCCCGACCCTGTTCGTGATTACCAGCCGTTACCTCAAGCCCGCCGAGCTGATTGCTGAAATCACACCGCGCCACCGCACCTGGCTCGACCAGCATTACCGCTCCGGCACTTTTTTGGTCTCAGGCCGGATGCCCAGCGGCGCGGGCGGCGTGCTGCTGGCCAAAGCTGAAACTCAAGCCGAACTCGAAGCTCTATTTGAGGATGACCCGTTCGTGCTGGAAGGTTGCTCGGAATACAGCTACACGGCTTTTACGCCGGTCAAGCGCGGCAAAAGTTTGGAGTTGGAGGGCGTGCCGTTGGTGGAGTGA
- a CDS encoding HAD family hydrolase, translating to MSLFPLTPSGVLFDMDGVLMSNNAFHRQAWQEVALSHLNLSLTEHDLDTKVDGGRNPEIMQRLTGRVPTPSEALNFHNVKEERYRALARGALREVAGLSAYLDALRERQIPYVLVTSADKVNVEFGLEALGLVERFSLRIMGEDVTRGKPHPEPFERGAALLGLSADACLAHEDAVNGVLSAAGAGCTVVALSTSQTEAALLSAGAVRVVPDFTDWASWLA from the coding sequence ATGTCTCTTTTCCCGCTGACCCCTTCCGGCGTGCTGTTCGACATGGACGGCGTGCTGATGAGCAACAACGCTTTTCACCGACAAGCCTGGCAGGAAGTCGCGCTTTCACACTTGAATCTGAGCTTGACCGAGCATGACCTCGACACCAAAGTGGATGGCGGGCGCAACCCTGAAATCATGCAGCGCCTGACTGGACGCGTTCCGACGCCAAGTGAAGCCCTGAACTTCCACAACGTCAAAGAAGAGCGTTACCGCGCCCTGGCACGCGGCGCACTGCGCGAAGTGGCGGGCCTCAGCGCTTACTTGGACGCTCTGAGGGAGCGCCAGATTCCTTATGTTCTGGTGACCAGCGCCGATAAAGTCAATGTGGAGTTTGGGCTGGAAGCTTTGGGGCTGGTCGAGCGCTTTTCACTCAGAATCATGGGCGAGGACGTGACGCGGGGCAAGCCGCATCCCGAGCCGTTTGAGCGCGGCGCGGCGCTGCTGGGCCTGAGCGCCGACGCTTGCCTCGCCCACGAAGACGCGGTCAATGGCGTGCTGAGCGCGGCGGGCGCGGGCTGCACGGTGGTGGCCCTCAGCACCAGCCAGACGGAGGCGGCTTTGCTCTCGGCGGGAGCGGTGCGGGTGGTGCCCGACTTTACCGACTGGGCAAGCTGGCTGGCCTAG
- a CDS encoding branched-chain amino acid ABC transporter permease has product MTPQITFKSALPWLIVFALAALIPVFTSNRYILDVAVNIMIWTIAAYGLNVMLGYAGILQLAHAGFFGIGAYTVGILTLKAGWSFWLAWPAGVALCAVLGLLLGLVAFRTGRETFPIFTLGVGVIITQVINKWNALTGGNDGLNGIQAPKIGSIDFGRGAAFFYLGLITLGVVVFLVARVRSSMFGRSLIAIQGSEDLARTLGINVFSHQLRVMMLSTAIAGLAGGFYAVYIGFMGAAITGVAQTFVVLLYLLVGGVGTLAGPLIGTALMFFLGEQLKNFGDYQFIVFGPLLILMVMFAPGGIAGLWSKTLFARRKPPIDRPPADRSQQEATDAGV; this is encoded by the coding sequence ATGACACCGCAGATTACTTTCAAGTCGGCCCTGCCCTGGCTGATCGTGTTCGCGCTGGCGGCCCTGATTCCCGTGTTCACCAGCAACCGCTACATTCTGGACGTCGCCGTCAACATCATGATCTGGACGATTGCCGCTTACGGCCTGAACGTGATGCTGGGCTACGCGGGCATTTTACAACTCGCTCACGCCGGATTTTTCGGCATAGGCGCGTACACGGTAGGCATTTTGACCCTCAAGGCGGGCTGGAGTTTCTGGCTGGCCTGGCCCGCTGGGGTCGCGCTCTGCGCGGTGCTGGGCTTGCTGCTGGGCTTGGTGGCCTTCCGCACTGGGCGCGAGACCTTTCCGATCTTCACGCTGGGAGTGGGCGTCATCATCACCCAGGTCATCAACAAATGGAACGCGCTGACCGGCGGCAATGACGGCCTCAACGGCATTCAAGCCCCCAAAATCGGCAGCATTGATTTCGGGCGTGGCGCGGCTTTCTTTTACTTGGGCCTGATTACTTTGGGCGTGGTGGTCTTTTTGGTGGCGCGGGTCAGGTCGTCGATGTTCGGGCGCTCCTTGATCGCCATTCAGGGCAGCGAGGACTTGGCCCGCACGCTGGGCATCAACGTGTTTAGCCACCAACTGCGGGTGATGATGCTCTCCACCGCAATCGCCGGACTGGCGGGCGGCTTCTACGCGGTGTATATCGGCTTTATGGGCGCGGCGATTACCGGCGTGGCACAGACTTTCGTGGTGCTGCTGTACTTGTTGGTCGGCGGCGTCGGCACGCTGGCGGGGCCACTCATCGGCACAGCGCTGATGTTCTTTTTGGGCGAGCAACTCAAAAACTTCGGTGATTATCAGTTCATCGTGTTCGGGCCGCTGCTGATTTTGATGGTGATGTTCGCTCCCGGCGGCATCGCGGGCCTGTGGAGCAAGACCCTGTTCGCTCGGCGCAAGCCGCCCATAGACCGGCCCCCCGCCGACCGTTCACAGCAGGAGGCGACCGATGCTGGCGTTTAA
- the dxs gene encoding 1-deoxy-D-xylulose-5-phosphate synthase has translation MPAQPASTTPLLDRIDSPDDLKHLNMDQLPELTAELRDEIVRVCSVGGLHLASSLGATDLIVALHYVLNSPSDKILFDVGHQAYAHKILTGRRHLMTTLKKEGGLSGFTRVSESPHDAITVGHASTSLANALGMAMARDALGQDYKVAAVIGDGALTGGMALAALNTIGDKQPNMLIVLNDNEMSISENVGAMNRFMRGLQVQKWFQEGEGAGKKAVSAFSKPLAELMSRAKSSTRHFFDPASINPFAAMGLRYVGPVDGHDVIEMAWLMEKLLDLDGPTILHVVTKKGKGLDTAEADPIKWHGPAKFDPVTHEFAAGKQTYSWSNAFGDAASELAHQDPRIFVITPAMREGSGLVEYSKTHPKRYLDVGIAEEVAVTAAAGMGLQGLRPIVAIYSSFLQRAYDQVMHDVAIEHVPVIFAIDRAGVVGADGATHNGVFDLSFLRSVPGMKIGLPKDAYELRGMLKEAVRLGGPVAIRYPRGNTPRVPEGTWPDLTWGTWERLQGGSDVGGVVVLAAGKALEYAQSALKDLPEVGLINARFVKPLDTVMLREVAQSARAIVTVEDNSVVGGFGSAVLEELSRLNLSVPVRVLGVPDEFQEHASVERVHALSGMDAQAIRTVLAELGVDVPLEV, from the coding sequence ATGCCGGCTCAACCGGCCAGCACCACGCCGCTGCTCGACCGGATCGACTCGCCTGACGATCTCAAGCACCTGAACATGGATCAGTTGCCGGAGCTCACGGCAGAACTCAGAGACGAAATCGTGCGGGTGTGCAGCGTGGGCGGGCTGCACTTGGCTTCCTCGCTGGGAGCTACCGATTTGATCGTGGCGCTGCATTACGTGCTGAACTCGCCGAGCGACAAGATTCTCTTTGACGTGGGCCACCAAGCCTACGCCCACAAAATCTTGACCGGACGGCGGCACCTGATGACCACCCTCAAAAAAGAAGGCGGCTTATCGGGCTTTACCCGCGTCTCCGAGTCGCCGCACGACGCCATCACGGTGGGGCACGCCAGCACCAGCTTGGCCAACGCGCTGGGCATGGCGATGGCCAGAGACGCGCTGGGACAGGATTACAAAGTGGCCGCCGTGATCGGAGACGGCGCACTGACCGGCGGCATGGCGCTGGCGGCGCTCAACACCATCGGAGACAAGCAGCCCAACATGCTGATCGTGCTCAACGACAACGAAATGAGTATTTCGGAAAATGTCGGGGCCATGAACCGCTTTATGCGCGGTTTGCAAGTTCAGAAGTGGTTTCAGGAAGGCGAGGGGGCCGGTAAAAAAGCCGTCAGCGCTTTCAGCAAACCGCTGGCCGAGCTGATGAGCCGCGCCAAGAGCAGCACCCGCCATTTCTTCGATCCGGCCAGCATCAACCCGTTCGCGGCGATGGGCCTGCGCTACGTGGGGCCAGTCGACGGCCACGACGTGATCGAGATGGCCTGGCTGATGGAAAAACTGCTGGATTTGGACGGCCCCACCATCCTCCACGTCGTGACCAAAAAGGGCAAAGGCCTAGACACCGCCGAGGCCGACCCGATCAAGTGGCACGGCCCGGCCAAGTTCGATCCGGTGACGCACGAGTTCGCGGCGGGCAAGCAGACCTACTCGTGGAGCAACGCTTTTGGCGACGCTGCCAGCGAACTCGCCCACCAAGACCCGCGCATCTTCGTGATCACCCCTGCCATGCGCGAAGGCTCAGGCCTGGTGGAATACAGCAAGACCCACCCCAAGCGCTACCTCGACGTCGGCATTGCCGAAGAAGTAGCGGTCACGGCGGCGGCGGGCATGGGCCTGCAAGGACTGCGGCCCATCGTGGCGATTTATTCCAGCTTCCTCCAGCGGGCCTACGATCAGGTGATGCATGACGTGGCGATTGAACACGTGCCGGTGATTTTTGCCATTGATAGGGCGGGCGTCGTCGGCGCGGACGGAGCCACCCACAACGGCGTGTTCGATCTGTCGTTTCTGCGCAGCGTGCCGGGCATGAAGATCGGCCTGCCCAAAGACGCCTACGAGCTGCGCGGGATGCTCAAAGAAGCGGTGCGGCTCGGCGGCCCGGTCGCCATCCGCTATCCGAGGGGCAACACCCCCCGCGTGCCGGAAGGCACCTGGCCCGACTTGACGTGGGGCACCTGGGAGCGGCTGCAAGGCGGCAGTGACGTAGGCGGCGTGGTGGTGCTGGCAGCGGGCAAAGCGCTGGAATACGCCCAAAGCGCCCTCAAGGACTTGCCGGAAGTGGGCTTGATCAACGCCCGCTTCGTCAAGCCGCTCGACACCGTCATGCTGCGCGAAGTGGCCCAGTCCGCCCGCGCCATCGTAACGGTGGAAGACAACAGCGTGGTGGGCGGCTTCGGCTCGGCAGTGCTCGAAGAACTCAGCCGCCTGAATCTCAGTGTGCCGGTGCGGGTGCTGGGCGTGCCCGACGAGTTTCAGGAACACGCCAGCGTGGAGCGAGTTCACGCACTGTCGGGCATGGACGCCCAGGCCATTCGCACGGTGCTGGCTGAACTGGGCGTGGACGTGCCGCTGGAAGTTTAA
- a CDS encoding pyridoxamine 5'-phosphate oxidase family protein, whose amino-acid sequence MTYYDPRARNPATSRRPLNRRDDEWIRDLLGRLQICRISTLWQGEDGEAFPFINPTSFVYRPETHDLIYHSNLAGRLRANTENSQRTTFEASEMGRFLPSNDPLEFSVQYRSVMAFGVSRLLEGEEARRALYTLCAHIFPDVRPGTEMQPISDEQLGRTSVYSLAIERWSGKENWAEQADQTLDWSALPDHLLKPPA is encoded by the coding sequence GTGACTTACTACGATCCACGCGCCCGCAACCCCGCCACCAGCCGCCGCCCGCTCAACCGCCGAGACGATGAATGGATACGTGACCTGCTGGGTCGCCTTCAAATTTGCCGCATCAGCACGCTGTGGCAAGGCGAAGACGGCGAGGCCTTTCCCTTCATCAACCCGACCAGCTTCGTCTACCGGCCAGAGACGCACGACCTCATCTACCATTCCAACCTTGCCGGGCGGCTCAGGGCCAACACCGAGAACAGCCAGCGAACCACCTTTGAAGCCAGCGAAATGGGCCGCTTTTTGCCGAGCAACGATCCGCTGGAATTCAGCGTGCAGTACCGCAGCGTAATGGCGTTCGGGGTGTCGCGGCTGCTGGAAGGCGAAGAAGCCCGCCGGGCGCTGTATACGCTGTGCGCCCACATTTTTCCCGATGTCAGACCCGGCACCGAAATGCAGCCGATCAGTGATGAGCAACTGGGCCGCACCAGTGTCTACTCGCTGGCGATTGAGCGCTGGAGCGGCAAAGAGAACTGGGCCGAGCAGGCCGATCAGACCTTAGACTGGTCCGCTTTGCCTGATCACTTGCTCAAACCACCTGCTTAA
- a CDS encoding ABC transporter ATP-binding protein, which produces MLAFKNLGIRFGGNQAVDNVSGSLAPGKITAIIGPNGAGKTTFFNMLSGFYKPTSGVVTLDEQPISGRPTHEVVGRGVARTFQTTTLYKNLSALENAVLGHRVRTRAGLWDALLRSGREQRDESVSIKAAHYALTRVGLDHKAHLIAGSLSQEEQKRVSIASALATNPSILLLDEPAGGLNPEETAKLMRLIRELVTGGLTVALIEHKMSLVMGLADHIMVLHHGQLIAEGTPAQVSQNPAVITAYLGTHGSGGQHGQQAQAGNPPTNNPPNNNQNGAA; this is translated from the coding sequence ATGCTGGCGTTTAAGAATTTAGGAATCCGCTTCGGCGGCAATCAAGCGGTGGACAATGTCAGCGGCTCGCTGGCTCCCGGTAAGATCACCGCCATCATCGGCCCCAACGGCGCAGGCAAGACGACTTTTTTCAACATGCTCTCGGGCTTTTATAAACCGACCTCGGGTGTGGTGACACTCGATGAACAGCCGATCAGCGGGCGGCCTACCCACGAAGTCGTCGGGCGCGGCGTGGCCCGCACTTTTCAGACCACCACCCTCTACAAAAACCTCTCGGCACTGGAAAATGCCGTGCTGGGCCACCGCGTCCGCACCCGCGCCGGACTGTGGGACGCGCTGCTAAGGTCAGGCCGTGAGCAGCGCGACGAAAGCGTGAGCATCAAGGCTGCCCACTACGCCCTGACGCGGGTGGGTCTAGACCACAAAGCCCACCTGATCGCCGGTTCGCTGTCGCAGGAAGAACAAAAACGGGTCTCGATTGCCAGCGCTCTGGCGACCAATCCCAGCATCTTGCTCCTCGACGAACCCGCCGGGGGCCTGAACCCCGAAGAAACCGCCAAACTGATGCGCCTCATCCGCGAGTTGGTAACAGGCGGCCTGACGGTGGCGCTGATCGAACACAAAATGAGCCTCGTGATGGGGCTGGCCGATCACATCATGGTGCTGCATCACGGCCAACTCATCGCCGAGGGCACGCCCGCGCAGGTCAGCCAGAACCCGGCGGTGATTACCGCTTACCTCGGCACGCACGGCAGCGGCGGGCAACACGGCCAGCAGGCACAAGCGGGCAACCCACCCACCAACAACCCACCAAATAACAATCAAAACGGAGCCGCATGA
- a CDS encoding branched-chain amino acid ABC transporter permease, with amino-acid sequence MTLFFQQLLNALALGGVYSLVALGLTLVYGVMKIPNFSHGALYMLGAYISYAALTSLGLPYFLALGLSGVVLGLLSAGLERIVFHPLRHASHVHTMIAAVGVLFFIEAVIRLPFVFGSDFLQLPSPLSGIVSFGGVTITAQRLLIIGASVVIMGLLYFFLKRTLVGTTIEAMAQNREGARLMGINVNGVAMLTFGISGLLAAVASTLYAPTALISPSMGEVMNLKVFAIIILGGMGSVPGAVVGAFLLALAEVFGGVIVGADFADIVGFALLVLVLAFRPQGLFRSGA; translated from the coding sequence ATCACTCTCTTTTTTCAGCAACTGCTCAATGCGCTGGCCCTCGGCGGCGTCTACAGCTTGGTGGCGCTGGGTCTGACACTGGTTTACGGCGTCATGAAAATTCCCAACTTCTCGCACGGAGCGCTCTACATGCTCGGTGCGTATATCAGCTACGCCGCGCTGACCAGTCTGGGGCTGCCGTATTTTCTGGCGCTGGGCCTCAGCGGAGTGGTGCTGGGGCTGCTCTCTGCCGGGCTGGAGCGGATAGTGTTTCATCCGCTGCGCCACGCCTCGCACGTTCACACCATGATCGCGGCAGTCGGGGTGCTGTTTTTTATCGAGGCCGTCATCCGGTTGCCGTTCGTGTTCGGCTCTGACTTTTTGCAGTTGCCTTCGCCTCTGAGCGGCATCGTGAGTTTCGGCGGCGTGACCATCACCGCCCAGCGGCTGCTGATTATCGGAGCGTCGGTGGTCATCATGGGCCTGCTCTATTTTTTCCTCAAACGCACCCTGGTCGGCACCACCATCGAGGCGATGGCCCAAAACCGCGAGGGCGCACGCCTGATGGGCATCAACGTTAACGGCGTGGCGATGCTGACCTTCGGCATTTCGGGCCTCCTCGCCGCCGTCGCCTCCACCCTCTACGCGCCCACCGCGCTGATCTCGCCTTCGATGGGCGAGGTGATGAACCTCAAAGTCTTTGCCATCATCATCCTCGGCGGGATGGGCAGCGTGCCGGGCGCGGTGGTCGGCGCATTTTTGCTGGCCCTGGCCGAGGTCTTCGGCGGCGTGATCGTCGGCGCTGATTTTGCCGACATCGTGGGCTTCGCTCTCTTAGTCTTGGTGCTGGCGTTCAGGCCGCAGGGCCTGTTTCGGAGCGGCGCATGA
- a CDS encoding ABC transporter ATP-binding protein — protein MTASRPPLDIQNLEVRYGAYAALQHVSMNVAPGEIVVLLGANGAGKSTLFRTLAGLQRPASGTATYGASLTGGRPEQCVALGVALCPEGRLLFPALSVEKNLRLGAFPHRKDASGNEKQLKRVYELFPDLVKKAPDAAGSLSGGQQQMVAVGRALMARPSLLLLDEPSLGLAPLVVEQVFGAIERVNESGVSVLLAEQNAYAALAIAHRGYVMESGQVTLEGSRDMLMNDDRVRSAYLGV, from the coding sequence ATGACCGCTTCTCGCCCCCCCTTAGACATTCAAAACCTAGAAGTCCGCTACGGAGCTTACGCGGCCCTGCAACACGTCAGCATGAACGTGGCTCCCGGCGAGATCGTGGTGCTGTTGGGCGCAAACGGCGCGGGCAAAAGCACCCTCTTCCGCACGCTGGCGGGCTTGCAGCGTCCGGCCAGCGGCACGGCCACTTACGGCGCGAGCCTCACGGGCGGCAGGCCAGAGCAGTGCGTGGCGCTGGGCGTGGCCCTGTGTCCAGAAGGCAGGCTGCTCTTTCCAGCGCTGAGCGTGGAAAAAAACCTGCGGCTGGGCGCGTTTCCGCACCGCAAGGACGCTAGCGGTAACGAAAAACAGCTCAAGCGGGTGTATGAACTCTTCCCCGATTTGGTCAAAAAAGCCCCCGACGCGGCGGGCAGCTTATCGGGTGGGCAGCAGCAGATGGTGGCGGTGGGCAGAGCGCTGATGGCCCGCCCCAGCTTGCTGCTGCTGGATGAGCCGAGTCTGGGCCTCGCGCCGCTGGTGGTCGAGCAGGTCTTTGGAGCCATCGAGCGGGTCAACGAGAGCGGCGTCAGCGTGCTGCTGGCCGAGCAAAACGCCTACGCCGCTCTGGCGATTGCCCACCGGGGCTACGTGATGGAAAGCGGCCAAGTCACCTTGGAAGGCTCCCGCGACATGCTGATGAACGACGACCGCGTGCGCAGCGCTTACCTGGGGGTATGA
- a CDS encoding M3 family oligoendopeptidase: MTTPQMPDSLPRWRTDDLFASADDPKLLSAFGALREARTRLGQHFEALGVRAAGAVTPDAYDQATALLNDLLRQARPPSAFLQALVTTDSHNDAAQARQSELSTLLLPLQNLSTRYKAWLGGANLETLLADSETARQHAYSLQRAVEEARYLLPEGEEELASALHPASGGAWNKLHGNLTSQMRVPFGGQTLPMTAIRNLASDADEQVRQDAYDAELAAWKAAEVPLAAAMNGVKGEAGVLNLRRGHASALDASLLIHGIDRATLDAMTAAIEESLPDFQAYFLSKARRLGHQKLDWHNLLAPQGEAGREWSYAAGAAFIEKQFRSYSDKLGDFAARAFNENWLDAGPRDGKRGGAFCMTWKPEVGESRVLLNYGGTLDAVSTVAHELGHAYHNFCLRHRTPVQSRTPMTLAETASIFCETIVQEAALSEVVGHEAGEQAAGNSAEQLYILETQLMGHAQVVVDIHSRFLFEQAVSARRTERDLSSAELCTLMEQAQRTAYGDALGQAHPYMWAVKPHYYSVAFYNYPYTFGLLFSLGLYARYQAEPETFRAAYDELLASTGLSSPQELAGRFGMNLHDVGFWRSSLDVIRRQIKVYCALD; encoded by the coding sequence ATGACCACCCCCCAAATGCCCGATTCACTGCCGCGCTGGCGTACCGATGACCTCTTTGCTTCCGCCGACGATCCCAAGCTGCTCTCGGCCTTCGGGGCGCTGCGGGAAGCACGGACCCGGCTCGGCCAGCACTTCGAGGCGCTGGGGGTGCGTGCCGCAGGTGCCGTCACGCCCGACGCTTATGATCAGGCCACTGCCCTGCTCAACGACCTGCTGCGCCAAGCACGCCCGCCCAGCGCGTTTTTGCAGGCGCTGGTCACCACCGACAGCCACAACGACGCGGCGCAGGCCCGCCAGAGTGAGCTGAGCACCCTGCTGCTGCCACTGCAAAATTTATCGACCCGTTACAAGGCTTGGCTGGGCGGCGCAAATCTGGAAACGCTGCTGGCCGACTCGGAAACCGCCCGCCAGCACGCTTATTCTCTTCAGCGGGCGGTGGAAGAAGCCCGTTACTTGCTGCCCGAAGGCGAGGAGGAACTCGCCAGCGCCCTGCACCCGGCCAGCGGCGGCGCGTGGAACAAGCTGCACGGCAACCTGACCAGCCAGATGCGGGTGCCGTTTGGCGGCCAAACTTTGCCGATGACCGCCATTCGCAACCTTGCCAGCGACGCCGATGAGCAAGTCAGGCAAGACGCCTACGACGCTGAGCTGGCCGCTTGGAAAGCCGCAGAAGTGCCGCTGGCCGCCGCCATGAACGGCGTGAAAGGTGAGGCAGGCGTGCTCAACTTGCGGCGGGGCCATGCCAGCGCCCTCGACGCCAGCTTGCTGATTCACGGCATCGACCGCGCCACGCTCGACGCCATGACCGCCGCCATAGAGGAAAGCCTGCCTGATTTTCAGGCTTACTTTCTGTCCAAGGCGCGGCGCTTGGGTCACCAAAAATTGGACTGGCACAACTTGCTCGCGCCGCAGGGCGAAGCGGGGCGCGAGTGGAGCTACGCGGCGGGCGCGGCCTTCATAGAAAAGCAGTTTCGCAGCTACTCCGACAAGCTGGGTGATTTTGCCGCCCGCGCCTTCAATGAAAACTGGCTGGATGCTGGCCCACGTGACGGCAAGCGCGGCGGGGCTTTTTGCATGACCTGGAAGCCGGAGGTCGGTGAAAGCCGGGTGCTGCTCAACTACGGCGGCACCCTCGACGCGGTGTCTACTGTGGCCCACGAACTCGGCCACGCTTATCACAACTTCTGCTTGAGGCACCGCACCCCGGTGCAGAGCCGCACGCCGATGACTTTGGCCGAGACCGCCAGTATTTTTTGCGAAACCATCGTTCAGGAAGCGGCCCTTAGTGAGGTGGTTGGGCATGAAGCGGGTGAACAGGCAGCGGGCAACTCTGCCGAGCAGCTTTACATTTTGGAAACCCAGCTGATGGGACACGCGCAAGTGGTGGTGGATATTCACTCGCGCTTTTTGTTCGAGCAAGCGGTGTCTGCCCGCCGCACCGAGCGCGATTTGTCGTCTGCCGAGCTGTGCACTTTGATGGAGCAGGCCCAGCGCACCGCTTACGGGGACGCGCTGGGACAGGCGCACCCCTACATGTGGGCCGTTAAGCCGCACTACTACAGCGTGGCCTTTTACAATTACCCCTACACCTTCGGCTTGCTGTTCAGCTTGGGCCTCTACGCCCGCTACCAAGCCGAACCCGAAACCTTCCGCGCCGCTTACGATGAGCTGCTGGCTTCCACCGGACTGAGCAGCCCACAGGAATTGGCGGGCCGCTTTGGGATGAACCTACACGACGTGGGTTTTTGGCGCAGCAGCTTGGACGTGATTCGGCGGCAAATCAAGGTGTACTGCGCCCTCGATTAA